In Sphaerospermopsis torques-reginae ITEP-024, the genomic window CATTTTTTCTAAAGGAGAAATTTGTTCTAGCCATCGTGTTACCAGGGGAGCAAATTCACCAGAGACTAATGTTCCAGAAGCAAGAAACTCTCCCACATCTCCAGCAAATAATTCATGGATGAAATTGGCGGCCATATTCAGAAATAAGGGATTACCACCATATTGATTAACTAGAGTAATCCACTGTTGAGCATCAAAGGTAAGTTGATGATGCTGCAAAAGTTCAATTGCACCTTCCATAAGTCCACCCAGGGGAAAAATCACCGCACCCGCAGCACTTAAAAGATTTAGTCCCTCTGGTTCTTCGCGGCTAGTGATCATCACACAACTATCATGAGACGTTTGGACAACTGTGCGGAGAAAGTCTGCATATATTTCATATCCTGCACGATATTGTCCCCCACGGTTACCGCCTAAAATTGCATCCCAACCATCAAAAATTAGTAGGGTTTGCGGTGCTAAATCTGGTGGTTTATCTGTTGCTGGTGGGTTGTGGTGAAAGGAAAACCACAGAGTTTGTTGAAAATGCGATCGCCTATTTTCTGCTAATTTTACAGCTAAAGCTGTTTTCCCAATACCTCCTATTCCTGTAATGACAATCAGGGGTGTTCTTTGTTCTATTGCTTGGCTAAGTGTCGCTAGTTCGTAACGTCTGCCAAAGAATAAGGTAATATAGGGGATTTGGGTTGTATTAGCTATGGAAGAATTGAGAGGACGTTCCACTAAGTCTTGCCAATTTAAACCCAAAACCTGACAAAATGCTTTAAATGCTGAGGCATCAATGGCATCACCTTTAAGGAAGCGTTTCCATGTCGCTAAAGATACCCCTGCTGCAAATACTTCGGCATTTTCCCAGTTACAGTTAGGTTCAATAATTTGACTGGCTTGTTCTAACCAAAGCGGATTATCAATTGTCCAACCTTTTTCTTTACGAGCTTGTTTAGTAATTTGCAATCCAGTCTGAGAAAGTTTTAAGCTAGGCATTACACTAAGTTGGTGAGTGTTAAAAAGTGTCGTTATGACAAGGCAACAAGCAAGAGGGCAAGAGTTGATGAATTTTACCCTGTTCCTATTCCCTGTTCCTAACAACTAAATAGCTTTAACCCGTTTAATTGCCACTAATGCTTGATAAAGCATAGCTGCAACTTCAGCCCGTGTAGCTTCTCTGGTAGGTGTAAGTAGTTTGGGGTCTGGATAATTAATAATAATATTTTGTTGGATGGCAGTTGCGATCGCTGTTTTGGCATATTCAGGTATAGAGTTTCTATCTGTGTAGGAAATTAGTAAATCGTTATTAGCTGGTGGTAGTCCCAGTCCGTTGACTAGGGAAACAATCACTTGTAACCTTTGCACATTTTGATCTGGGCGAAAAGTGCGATCGCTAAACCCGCCTACAAAACCACCTCTAGCTGCCACTTGAATGGCTTTAGCTGCCCAAAAATCGGCGGGAACATCTGTAAATTCAGTTGCTGGACGTTTGGGTGTGGGGTTAAAAGCAGCGGCGATTAAAGCCGTATATTGGGCGCGAGTCATGGGTTTATCTGGTTGGTAGCTACCATCAGCAAAACCTTGAGTTAAATTCATACTCACTAAAGCTCGAATATATGCTTCTGCCCAATGTCCTACCAAATCAGAAAATGAGGGAATTTCTGTATCTGGTTTGACAATGTAGGGAGAAGAAATAACTTGTGCCTCACCTCTGGAAACTAAAGCTTGATAAATTAATGCTGCTACCTCTGCACGGGTAATTTCTCTTAATGGTTCTAATAGTTCTATTTGGGGGTAGTTAAGAATTAGCAATTTTTGAGTAGCAATTGTGACTGCATTAGTAGCATAACTGGGAATTTGGGCGCGATCGCTATACACATTTAACCCATTGGGATTACTGCCTGTAAATTTTAAACCATTAACAATTGATACTATCGCCTGTACTTTGGTTAAATTTTGCCCTGGTCTAAAAGTACCATCGGGAAAGCCACTCAAAAAACCAGCATCAGCCGCACTCGCAATAGCTGAAACTGCCCAAAAATCAGTTCGCACATCTTTAAATCTCTTCAGGTTATTACTAGCAGGTAGTTGAAAAGTTTTCGTAATTAAAGCCGCATATTGAGCGCGGGTAATAGGTGTAGCAGGTCGAAATGTGCCATCAGGGAAACCACTAATAAAACCTTTATTCACCAATGCTTCTACAAAAGCCGCTGCCCAATGTCCATCTAAATCTGCAAAACTGCTACTAATAACTTGGCTAGGAGTATCGGCTGTAGCGGCGAGAAATTTTACTACTCCCTGAACTTGGGCAGGATTTAACTGATTGCCTACAGAAATCACTTTTTGGGATGATAAATTTTGAATATCAAAATCTTTGTGATCACGAAAAATATTATCAGCCGGATCTTCGGGTTTACCCAACTCAGGAATAGCATTACCATTTACCAATAAACCACCTTGGGTATTTTGGCAAATCAAATTTCGTCGTAATACCGGACTAGCATCACGAGAAAGGGCTATACCTATGCGGTTATTGGCAAGTTTGTTATTAGCCACTAGAGGGGCTGCAAAATCGCTAATAGCTATTCCTACAGGGTTATTTTCAAATACATTCCGCAGCACTTCCCCTTTGCTATAACGTGCCATCATTAACCCACTGGCAGCATTTTGGATAAATACATTATCTAAAATGGCGGGTTTAGCCTTACCAGTTGTAAATATTCCTTCCCGTCCACATTTACTGAATGTATTATTAGCTAAAGTCGGTGCTGTTGATTCAATCCAAATCCCAGTACCCTTAGAAACAGGATTGATCACTGTTACCCCTAACAAACTGGCATTACCTAACAACAGCAATGTGATATCTTGCCAACCAAAGGTAGGACTTTGATACTGACCACCGCCAGAAATGATGATTCCCTGACCTTTGTTAGATTCGTTACCTACTATGAGAATTTCCCCAGGAATAATCAGCGGAAAAACTTCACCTGTAGAAGTGTTATAAGTTCCTGGTGCTAACTGAATAATTCCTGGTGTTGTAGTGGCTTTTAAGGCACGGGTAATACTTTTTAATGGACTCAACCGAGAACCAGTATTAGCATCGTTACCTATGACGGGATTTACATGGAGTGTCGCAACAACCATAATTTATACTTTATAATAATTTCAATAGTTTAAGCAGTCAGGAGTCAGGAGTCAGGAGTCAGGAGGAAGAACTACAAGCATCTGATAATTACCTTTACTGGGGTGAAAGTGAGAAGATTGGGAAATAGGAAATTTTGGCTTTTTTTCTCCTATCAAGGAGAGGTTTTAAACCTGGAATTAAACAATTAATTAAACAATTGTCGTCAGGATTCAGGATACAGAATACAGGATTGAGAATGAATGAGAGTGTTTGAGTCATTATTGATAATTGATGAACAAACTTTCTCCTGTTAATTCCTACTACAAACAAATATTCTGACTCCTGACTCCTGACTCCTTGCAAATTATCAATTATCAATTATCAATTATCAATTGACAATCGCAACTGATTAACAACCTGATCTAATCCTACGGAATGGGCAGCTTTAAATAATAGGCGATCGCCTGCTTGCACATAAGTCTTTAATCTGGTTACTAAATCACTATGAGTAGTAAAACATTCACAAGGAATTCCTTTTGCACTATCAGCAATAATTTCTGCATCTGTGCTATTAACCAAAACCAACAAACCATCTAAATGCAATTTTTGTACCAGTTCCCCAACTTGTTGATGTAATTGTGGGGATCTGTCTCCTAACTCCTTCATTGCTCCTAATACGGCAATTTTCCGCTTTCCTGGTGTATCTGCTAATAACTGTAAAGCTGCTAACATCGCTTCTGGGGCGGCGTTATAAGTTTCATCTAAAATCACAATATCATTAGGTAATGTAAAACGTTGCGATCGCCCTCCTGGCATATTCACAATTACCCCATTTTTTAGGGTTTGCCAATCAATTTCTAATACCTGAGCCACTGCTAAAGCTGCTAAAAAATTAGTCGCATTATGACGGCCAGGTAAGGGTAAAGGTAAACGTATTCCTGCCACTTCTATAGTTTCATTATCCAGTAATTTCCCGCGAATATCCCCACCAGAAAAACCATAACTAATTACTTTCCCCTGCCAAAATTTCTTTGCTGTCTCCATTAATAAAGGACTATCATAATTGAGAATTGCCACACTATCACTAGGCATTTCTGCTAATAACTCACATTTAGCTTCTGCGATCGCTTGTTCTGAACCTAGTAACTCAATATGTGCTGTTCCCACATTAGTAATCACACCGATATTTGGCCTAGCTATTTGTGTTAATTCTGCAATTTGTCCCCTCCCTCGCATGGCCATTTCTATGACTGCAAAATCATCTTCTGCACCCAGTTCTAACAACGTTTTAGGAACACCTATTTCATTGTTGAAATTTCCATAGGTTTTGTGAACTTGTCCTCTAGTTCCTAAAACTGCGGCGATCAGTTCCTTGGTTGTGGTTTTACCTACTGAACCTGTTACCCCAATTACAGGAATAGTAAAGGAATCCCGCCACCATCTAGCAATTTGCTGATATGCCTTGAGGGTGTCGGAAACTTCTAATATAGGTATGTCAGGGTTTTCATTAGTATACTCTACAATGGCGGCAATTGCACCCTTGGCGATCGCCATTTTTACAAACTTGTGTCCATCGAACTTTTCGCCGCGTAAGGCTAAAAACACTTCACCCGGTTGTAAAATCCTGGTGTCTGTTTGGATACCCTTGCTTACTTGAGCTAATGCAGATGCAGATAAATTTACAGGACGGGCTGATAGAACTTCAACCAATTGGGATAAAGTAGCCGAAACAGACATACTGATCATCAATAAAAGTTAATTACCAAATCCTACAATCTTTGAGGACAGAATTGACACTCCCTACATTGTTGACGCGAAACCTAAATAGGGGTTGCTGAGAAAGTCTTTCCGTGAGGGCATAGGAGTCAGGAGTCAGGAGTCAGGAGGAGATTTGAAAATTTCTTTGCCATCTCTTGAAATCCCCAAAAATGCACACTTTTTCCGGTATACCCTTCAAAACCCTTGCACTTTTTTCCTGTTTATCAGCCTCTAACCTTTGATATATCAAGGTTTTAGGTTTATTCAGCAAACCCTAAATCAAAATGTGGTTTATTTACCTGAAAATAGCTGTAATTCAAAATATGAATCTCAGTATTTTCGTGTTAAAATACCGCCAAGTGGTGAGATTTTCTACTAAAATGATTAAAATGACATCAGATTTTCACTTTCTTAAACGGCTATATAACGCTTTTGATCCCTTTCAACCTTTACCTGCGGGAGATCCTGCTTATGTTGACTGTCAGGAAGTGCGGGGAGATGGTGATATTTTGGAAGCAGTAGGGAGAGAGATTTTATATTCTGATAGAAATACCTGTCAACTGTATGCAGGTCATCGTGGTGCGGGAAAATCTACAGAATTATTAAGACTACAACAATTTTTAGATGAAAAAGGGTTTTTTGTCGTCTACTTTCCGGCAGATGAAAAAGATATTGATCCAGAGGATGTTCAATATACAGATATTCTTTTAGCTTGCACTCGCAATATTTTAGCAGCATTTAAAGATAAAACTAATTCACCAGCTATATTAAATTGGTTAAAAGGACGATTTGAGGATTTAAAAGATTTCTTACAAACAGAAATTTACCTAGATGAATTATCAATTGAAGCACAGGTTTCACAACTTGCCAAAATCACTACAAAAATCCGCAGTGAACCCAATGAACGCCGCAAAATTCGCGATTTAATTAATCCCCATACGACTACTTTAACTCAGGCATTAAATGAATTTATTCAAGATGTCAAAAAAAATCTACCTTCAGGATATGACAAATTAGTTTTAATTGCTGATAATTTAGATAGAATTGTTCCTGTTATCCAAGGAGAAGACCGCAGCAACCATGATCAAATTTTTATAGATCGCAATGAACAACTGAAAGCTTTAGATTGTCATTTAGTTTATACAGTACCAATTTCTTTAATTTATTCTGACAGATCATCTTCATTAGTAGATATATATGGTACTCCCCAAGTATTACCAATGATTATGGTACAAACTCCTGAAAATGAACCCTATCCACCAGGAATTAATAAAGTTATTGAAGTTCTCCAAAAACGACTCACTACCATAGACCCTAGTAAATCTATTGTGGATTTATTTGACAACAGGGAATCTTTAGAAAATTTATGTTTAATGAGTGGTGGTCATGTGCGAAATTTATTATTATTAATGAAGGAAGCTCTCAAATACACCAATACTTTACCGATTTCTAAAAAGGCTTTACAACGGTCAATTAGCGAGTTAAGAAATACCTATAAAAATACCATTTACTTTAATGAATGGGAAGCACTGGCAAAGGTTCATCATACTAAGGAGATAGTTAATGATCAACTTTATCGGGGTTTATTATTTAATCGCTGTATTTTAGAATATCGTTATCAAGAACCTGATGGAGAAACTAAATTTTGGTATGATATTCATCCTCTGATTAAGGGTATCAAAGAATTTCAGGATGCTTATAACCAGCTTTACCCAAATGCTTAACCTCTCCCTAAGAGGATGTTTGAAAAGTATCAGAATTAATCGAGATCCCCCCAACCCCCCTTACAAAGGGGGGCTAAATTCCTCAAAGTCCTCCTTTTCAAGGGGGATTTAGGGGGATCTGCGGGTGTCAGATCCCACACGAAAAAGTTTTCAAACAACCTCTAACCCTCTCCTAAAAGGAAAGGGAACAGGGCAAAATTTGATTCCCCAGTTTTATTATTCAATATTGAATTGTATCTCATTGATCTACAATCTACTGTAAGAACAAAATTCTTAAAAAATTCTCTCAAACAATGCCTCTAAAACTAAGTGAATGGGATAATGATTTACCCATAGAACAAGACGAAGAATATCAAGCCTTTCTGCGGACACTGCGGTTTACAGAAGGTTTTGCTTTATTATTTGTTCGCTGTTCTCCTGCTAGTGGTGAACAATTAGTTAATAAAGTTAAAGCAGATATTCATGATCAAAAGATAGAAATTCTCAAATTAAATAAAAATGTTACTAATTTATATGTAGAAGTTGATCAATTACCTAACAAAAATCATATCAATATTTTATTCATTACAGGTTTAGAATCTGCATTGTATAAATATGAAGAAGCCAAAACTTTAGCAGGTTGGAGTAGTCGAGAAACCCATCATTATAGCTGGGAAGGTGTACCACCAATTTTAATTAACATTAACCAGCAGCGAGAAAGATTTAGAGATCAATTTAAAATTTGTTTTGTATTCTTATTACCACAGTTTGCAATTAAATATTTTATTCACCGCGCCCCCGATTTTTTTGATTGGCGTTCTGGTTTATTTGAATTTCCTCTTGATAAAGATAAGCTAGATCAAGAATTAAATCGGATTATTCAGGAAGGAAGTTATGAACAGTATATAAATTTAACTCCAGAAGCAACAAATCAGAAAATTCTAGAAATCATAGAAATTATTGAACATGATCAAATAGAGAATGTTCAAAAAGCTGAATTGTTTTTTGAATTAGGTTATTTACAAAATATTAAACAAGATTATCAATCTGCAATTTCTTCTTTCGACAAAGCACTGGAATTTAAACCTGATTATCACCAAGCTTGGTACAACCGGGGTATTTCCCTACGTAATTTAGGTAGGTATGAAGAGGCGATATCTTCCTACGATAAAGCACTGGAAATTAAACCTGATTATCACCAAGCTTGGTACAACCGGGGCAATTCCCTAGATAATTTAGGAAGGTATGAAGAGGCGATATCTTCCTACGATAAAGCACTGGAAATTAAACCTGATTATCACCAAGCTTGGTACAACCGGGGCATTTCCCTAGATAATTTAGGAAGGTATGAAGAGGCGATATCTTCCTACGATAAAGCACTGGAAATTAAACCTGATAAACATGAAGCTTGGAACAACCGGGGCATTTCCCTAGATAATTTAGGTAGGTATGAAGAGGCGATATCTTCCTACGATAAAGCACTGGAATTTCAACCTGATGATCATGAAGCTTGGAACAACCGGGGCATTTCCCTAGATAATTTAGGTAGGTATGAAGAGGCGATATCTTCCTACGATAAAGCACTGGAATTTCAACCTGATTATCACCAAGCTTGGTACAACCGGGGCAATTCCCTCTATAATTTAGGAAGGTATGAAGAGGCGATATCTTCCTACGATAAAGCACTGGAAATTAAACCTGATGATCATGAAGCTTGGTACAACCGGGGCAATTCCCTCTATAATTTAGGAAGGTATGAAGAGGCGATATCTTCCTACGATAAAGCACTGGAAATTAAACCTGATTATCACCAAGCTTGGTACAATAAAGCTCGTGTTTATGCCCTACAAGGTAATATTGAAAAAGCAATTGAAAATCTACAAACAGCAATTATTTTGAATCCTGATACAGTTAGAGAATGGGCAAAAACTAACTCAGATTTTGATGCTATTCGGGAAGATGAACGCTTTCAAGCTTTATTTTAAAATGATCCTTAGAGGGTGTTTGAAAAGTTTTGGATCGTGATTTTAGGCACTTCATGATAGCGAAGCGTGGCGTAGCCATTTCCCCCTAACCTGCCTTAAAAAGGAGGGAACTAGAGTCAACGTCCCCCTTTTCAAGGGGGATTTAGGGGGATCTATAAATATTTGATACACCATCAGCGACTTTTAAAACATCCTCTTACCGTCTCCAATGAGCAATCATTTGTGGACTCGTTGAACCAAGAACCCCCGCACCTTTAGGTCGTGAGTGTCAAAAATAAGCAGGAACGGAATTGTTTAACCTTTACAAAACTATAAGTTTACAAAACTTCATCTAAAATTATGTCATGAGATCCCCGACTTATGGAAGAAGTTGGGGATCTGCGTGTAATTTGTGCTACTTCCAGGTCAAGAAAGCAACGCTATGATACTTGAAGAGTTTGCTGTTCCCACATTGAGGGTGAACAGACACATGAAAAATTAAAACTTTTGCTTTGGTGAAAGACACCCAAAGGTGTGAATTTAGTGTTCTCCTGTTTTTTCAATTGTTTCAATAACTGCTAAACCTATACCAGAAGCTGCAATTAACAAGACTGCTGAGATCAGATAGGCACTGGTCAGCATTCGGAGGGCTTCGTCAAAAAAAATGTAGGTGGTCATCTGTTCACCTTCTGAACTTTAAGCGGCTACTAGTGTTATTTAGTGTAATTTTTTTCTTCACACCCTGATAGGTCAATCTCGGTGATTAATTCCTAGCAATAGTATCTTAACAAAACTTTAGCTATTTCAAAACCCCATGACAAAATTTTCTAGCTAAAGATTTGAGGAAATTAACCCAGATTTAGTTAAAACCTATATGACAAGGGAACAGGGAACAGGGAACAGGGAACAGGTTTTTGGATATTTTACTTTTCGTTACATATTTCGGTTTTTTCTGTTCACCTAGTTACAAACAAGCTTGAATTGTAGCAGTTACTGATTTTGATAATGATGGTAAATCATAACCACCTTCTAACCCAAATAAGATTTTTCTAGTTACGCCTAAACAATATTGAGTAAATAAACCAAAATCTTCGGGTTGCAAATTAACACTTGCTAAAGGGTCATCTGCTACAGCATCATAACCAGCACTAACAATCAATAAATCTGCATGAAAGTTGTTTAAAAACGGTAGTATTTTGTATTGCCACAAAAGTTGATAAATGCTGATATCACTACCGGGAGGTACAGGAAAATTTAACACATTATTATGAAAACCTTTTTCAGAACTTCTCCCAGTGCCAGGATAAGCAGGATATTGATGTAAAGAACAATAAACAATTTCTGGGTGATTTTCTACTATGGCTTGAGTACCATTGCCGTGATGTACATCCCAGTCTAAGATGGCGACACGGTTGATACCTGGTTGTTGTAAGGCATATAAAGCGGCGATCGCTGCATTAGAAAATAAGCAAAACCCCATTCCTGTATTACTTTCTGCATGGTGTCCCGGTGGACGTGCTAACACAAAGGCGGGATTTTCTCTACTTAAAACCTCATTCACCCCATCTAACCAAGCACTTACAGCTAATAAAGCTACATCATAACTGCGGGGGGAAACTGGGGTATCTCCATCTAAATAACCACCACCAGTAGCAGCAATATCTTTAAGTTTTTGAATGTATGTTGCAGTGTGGGCGGTTTTTATCCAAGACATTAACTCCTGTTTGACTGGTGTGGGGGTTAACCAGTGGATTTTTTGGGCAAAGTCAGCAGTTTTTAAAGCCTTGACAACCGCACTTAAACGTTCTGGTCTTTCTGGATGATAACGTCCAGTTTGGTGGTCTAGAAATTCATCGGAATAGATAATTGGTAGCATGGGTGGGAACAGGAAAATACTGAATGTAATTCTAGCCTGACTGTTCGTTGCTGTAACCAGTTATGATTTTTTCTGTACTTCAATCTAATGCTAACAAGCGAGGAATTGTTTCTAATTTAGCTTTAAGTTTTCCTTTTTCTCTGCCTTCTTCTCTACCTTCTTCTAACGCTTCTTGATCAAATCGTGTTTGTTTTAAATCACTTAATCCAAACATAGCTTCAATTTCCTCCTTGTTCATTCTTGGAAACTTTTAAAATAAGTCGGGTTTGCTGATAGCGTAGCGTGGCTTTAGCCATATAAATCCGAAAAATTTACAGGTAAAGGGTTTTAGCTATTTTTACTTTCAAAAAGTACCAGCTTTTATGAGGTGGCAAGTGAAAAACCCTGCACTTACAGCAGTTTTCATGTCTTTAGACTACAGTAAGGGCGAAGCATTCGGATGATAGTCTTAGGTAAAAACCGATAATTAATTGTCCGAATGCTTCTCCCCTACATTGTTGACGCGAAACCTAAATCAAAATGTGGTTTATTTACCTGAAAATAGCTGTAATTCCTACATAAAGAAAAAATCGTTCCTATCCAACTCTTGAAACTGTCACCGTGGCGTAGCACCGTGGCGTAGGCTATCAAACATCAAACTGATTTTATTCCTCAATCCTCAATCTTGAATTTTTAATTCTGAATCCTCAATTATTAGCTTCATTTTTTTAATAAAATCTTGAATTTGTGAATTTATGATTTGATAATTATTCTGACTCCTGACTCCTGACTCCTGACTCCTGACTCCTAAATTCTTACTTTTCTCTGATATGATCTTTTTGTTTGACTGTCTTTACCACAAACGGGGTCAATATATGTTAGAATTATAGCAAAATATGACAATTTTTCAAGATTAATTTGACATAATTTTGTATTTTGTCAAGTACAAAGGCTAAAATCTACGTTTTTTGGAGTTTTGCGGTTTATGACAACCTCACAGGAGAGGATTATCCCGACGGATTTACGACAAGAAATGTCGCAATCTTATCTAGAATACGCTATGAGCGTAATTGTCGGTCGGGCGTTACCAGATGCTAGGGATGGCCTTAAACCTGTACATCGTCGCATCCTCTACGCTATGCACGAGTTGGGTTTGCTGCACGATCGCCCGTTTAGAAAGTGCGCCCGTGTGGTGGGGGAAGTTTTGGGTAAATATCACCCCCACGGTGACACGGCGGTATATGATGCTTTGGTACGGATGGCGCAGGACTTTTCCATGCGATCGCCTTTAATCAACGGTCATGGTAATTTTGGTTCTATTGACAATGACCCACCGGCGGCAATGCGTTATACAGAGTGTCGTCTACAAGCATTAACCAGTCATTCATTATTGCAAGATATTGAAGCTGAAACTGTAGATTTTATTGATAACTTTGATGGTTCTCAACAAGAACCCACGGTTTTACCTTCCCGTATTCCCCAACTATTACTGAATGGTTCTTCGGGAATTGCGGTAGGGATGGCTACAAATATTCCTTCGCATAATTTGGGAGAATTGATTGATGGGTTAGTGGCATTAATTCATAACCCAGAAATAAATGATACTCAATTGATGCAGTATGTTCACGGTCCTGATTTTCCCACAGGGGCGCAAATTCTGGGAACATCAGCCATTAAAGAAGCATACACCACCGGACGGGGTTCGATTACTATGCGGGGTGTAGCGACCATTGAAACTATTTCAAATCGCAACCGCCCAGACAGGGAA contains:
- a CDS encoding tetratricopeptide repeat protein — encoded protein: MPLKLSEWDNDLPIEQDEEYQAFLRTLRFTEGFALLFVRCSPASGEQLVNKVKADIHDQKIEILKLNKNVTNLYVEVDQLPNKNHINILFITGLESALYKYEEAKTLAGWSSRETHHYSWEGVPPILININQQRERFRDQFKICFVFLLPQFAIKYFIHRAPDFFDWRSGLFEFPLDKDKLDQELNRIIQEGSYEQYINLTPEATNQKILEIIEIIEHDQIENVQKAELFFELGYLQNIKQDYQSAISSFDKALEFKPDYHQAWYNRGISLRNLGRYEEAISSYDKALEIKPDYHQAWYNRGNSLDNLGRYEEAISSYDKALEIKPDYHQAWYNRGISLDNLGRYEEAISSYDKALEIKPDKHEAWNNRGISLDNLGRYEEAISSYDKALEFQPDDHEAWNNRGISLDNLGRYEEAISSYDKALEFQPDYHQAWYNRGNSLYNLGRYEEAISSYDKALEIKPDDHEAWYNRGNSLYNLGRYEEAISSYDKALEIKPDYHQAWYNKARVYALQGNIEKAIENLQTAIILNPDTVREWAKTNSDFDAIREDERFQALF
- a CDS encoding UDP-N-acetylmuramoyl-tripeptide--D-alanyl-D-alanine ligase → MSVSATLSQLVEVLSARPVNLSASALAQVSKGIQTDTRILQPGEVFLALRGEKFDGHKFVKMAIAKGAIAAIVEYTNENPDIPILEVSDTLKAYQQIARWWRDSFTIPVIGVTGSVGKTTTKELIAAVLGTRGQVHKTYGNFNNEIGVPKTLLELGAEDDFAVIEMAMRGRGQIAELTQIARPNIGVITNVGTAHIELLGSEQAIAEAKCELLAEMPSDSVAILNYDSPLLMETAKKFWQGKVISYGFSGGDIRGKLLDNETIEVAGIRLPLPLPGRHNATNFLAALAVAQVLEIDWQTLKNGVIVNMPGGRSQRFTLPNDIVILDETYNAAPEAMLAALQLLADTPGKRKIAVLGAMKELGDRSPQLHQQVGELVQKLHLDGLLVLVNSTDAEIIADSAKGIPCECFTTHSDLVTRLKTYVQAGDRLLFKAAHSVGLDQVVNQLRLSIDN
- a CDS encoding ATP-binding protein, translated to MPSLKLSQTGLQITKQARKEKGWTIDNPLWLEQASQIIEPNCNWENAEVFAAGVSLATWKRFLKGDAIDASAFKAFCQVLGLNWQDLVERPLNSSIANTTQIPYITLFFGRRYELATLSQAIEQRTPLIVITGIGGIGKTALAVKLAENRRSHFQQTLWFSFHHNPPATDKPPDLAPQTLLIFDGWDAILGGNRGGQYRAGYEIYADFLRTVVQTSHDSCVMITSREEPEGLNLLSAAGAVIFPLGGLMEGAIELLQHHQLTFDAQQWITLVNQYGGNPLFLNMAANFIHELFAGDVGEFLASGTLVSGEFAPLVTRWLEQISPLEKMIMEFLATKLQGFTRQEILLNLKNNAANGDILAALLSLKRRALIERIKDEEMERFYLQPVILKCVQRLFNC
- a CDS encoding ATP-binding protein → MTSDFHFLKRLYNAFDPFQPLPAGDPAYVDCQEVRGDGDILEAVGREILYSDRNTCQLYAGHRGAGKSTELLRLQQFLDEKGFFVVYFPADEKDIDPEDVQYTDILLACTRNILAAFKDKTNSPAILNWLKGRFEDLKDFLQTEIYLDELSIEAQVSQLAKITTKIRSEPNERRKIRDLINPHTTTLTQALNEFIQDVKKNLPSGYDKLVLIADNLDRIVPVIQGEDRSNHDQIFIDRNEQLKALDCHLVYTVPISLIYSDRSSSLVDIYGTPQVLPMIMVQTPENEPYPPGINKVIEVLQKRLTTIDPSKSIVDLFDNRESLENLCLMSGGHVRNLLLLMKEALKYTNTLPISKKALQRSISELRNTYKNTIYFNEWEALAKVHHTKEIVNDQLYRGLLFNRCILEYRYQEPDGETKFWYDIHPLIKGIKEFQDAYNQLYPNA
- a CDS encoding histone deacetylase family protein — translated: MLPIIYSDEFLDHQTGRYHPERPERLSAVVKALKTADFAQKIHWLTPTPVKQELMSWIKTAHTATYIQKLKDIAATGGGYLDGDTPVSPRSYDVALLAVSAWLDGVNEVLSRENPAFVLARPPGHHAESNTGMGFCLFSNAAIAALYALQQPGINRVAILDWDVHHGNGTQAIVENHPEIVYCSLHQYPAYPGTGRSSEKGFHNNVLNFPVPPGSDISIYQLLWQYKILPFLNNFHADLLIVSAGYDAVADDPLASVNLQPEDFGLFTQYCLGVTRKILFGLEGGYDLPSLSKSVTATIQACL
- a CDS encoding S-layer homology domain-containing protein, translating into MVVATLHVNPVIGNDANTGSRLSPLKSITRALKATTTPGIIQLAPGTYNTSTGEVFPLIIPGEILIVGNESNKGQGIIISGGGQYQSPTFGWQDITLLLLGNASLLGVTVINPVSKGTGIWIESTAPTLANNTFSKCGREGIFTTGKAKPAILDNVFIQNAASGLMMARYSKGEVLRNVFENNPVGIAISDFAAPLVANNKLANNRIGIALSRDASPVLRRNLICQNTQGGLLVNGNAIPELGKPEDPADNIFRDHKDFDIQNLSSQKVISVGNQLNPAQVQGVVKFLAATADTPSQVISSSFADLDGHWAAAFVEALVNKGFISGFPDGTFRPATPITRAQYAALITKTFQLPASNNLKRFKDVRTDFWAVSAIASAADAGFLSGFPDGTFRPGQNLTKVQAIVSIVNGLKFTGSNPNGLNVYSDRAQIPSYATNAVTIATQKLLILNYPQIELLEPLREITRAEVAALIYQALVSRGEAQVISSPYIVKPDTEIPSFSDLVGHWAEAYIRALVSMNLTQGFADGSYQPDKPMTRAQYTALIAAAFNPTPKRPATEFTDVPADFWAAKAIQVAARGGFVGGFSDRTFRPDQNVQRLQVIVSLVNGLGLPPANNDLLISYTDRNSIPEYAKTAIATAIQQNIIINYPDPKLLTPTREATRAEVAAMLYQALVAIKRVKAI